GGGACGAGGGGCTCATCCATGTCCCTGCCCTCATCTCTCCACGCTCCTCGGAGGATGTGGACCTCAGCCCGCCAGACATCGGCGTCGCCAGCCTGGACTTCGACCCCATGTCCTTCCAGTGCAGCCCCCCCCAGGCAGAGTCCGAGTGCCTGGacagcagcacctccctgctGGAGGCCATCGATATCAATAAGGAGAAGCCAAGCCTGCTCAAGAAGGATTTAGAATCAGGCAGCCAGTCCCAgaccccaggcagtgccaccagTTCTGAGCCAGTGTCCCCTTTCCAGGAGAAGATGAGTCCCTTCTTTACACTGGAGCTGAGCCCCACGGAAGAGCAGGCCTGCAAACCCCTCAGCTTCTCACCCAAGACAGCCCGAAAGCCCATCAAATCTCCACCACTGAGCACAGAACCCACCTCCTTTGTGTTACCCAGCCGTGTGCCAGAGGCCATGGGAGGAGTGCCCACCACATCCAGGAACtcctctgcttccagctggAGCAAAGAGATTGGCATCACTGAGATCACAAACAGGTCCCCAACCCAGATGTCCTTGCCCCTGAAAAACAGTGAAACAGGAACAGGGGAAGGAGCCCACCAagagctgcagcatccccagctAGTGGCTGCTTGCAAAGCAGAGTTGCCAGAAGAAGGGGAGAGAGCCATGCCAAGCAGTCAGAATAAGACTGTACCCAGTGGACACACCCAGCCAGGTACAGTGCATTTTCCTCCATTCTTTCTTTAAGTTCCAAAGGGGAGCTGCTCTCAGAACCGTCCTCCTCTGCGTGCCTTTAGGAGAGGGGATTGCCCGTCAGTTCTGGTCACGAGTGTCTTACAGGGCTGTGCAGATCGGTAAAGTCTTAACCTCTGCCTTCTCCCTACATCACACAAATCTCGGATAATTTCCGTAATGCTTTATATTccgcttttttttttccccatcctctCACACGTGAAAATCTCTAGCATGTCCTTCTCAGTCATTTCAACCAATAGACCATCTaagacttttccttttttaaattaaaaatctgcCAACACTCGAAGAAGGGACCTTTCCGCCAAAAACCTTATGATCAAAATTGTGTAAGGGTATCTCATTCTCTGCTACCTCCTTCCTACCTCTAGAAATGCAAGAGGAGCCTTTAGACAAtctcttgggttttttcctctttgtcatGAACTGCTGTGCTGTCGAGCAGCGTTTGCCTGTGAGACACAAGTGTTTCACATCAGAAGGAACTGCCACTGTGAAAGTGTGGAGAGCATCTATTTTTTTATAATAGTCGTTAAGGTCACTCTCCTTATTGGGTAACATAAAATCACTCTCTCTctcaattttccccccattagGAGCAGTTGCCCTCGACTCCCCCCAGGATCCTGTTCCCGTCAGTTCTGTGTCTCTtatccctcctcctcctccgaaAAATGCAGCGCGCATGCTGGCCCTAGCATTAGCCGAGTCCGCACAGCAAGCATCCGCCCAGTCCCACAAAAGGCCAGGAGATGCTCATGCTGAAAGCACAAATTATGGAGAGGCTGAAGCTGGCACAGCTCTAGAAAAGCTCCATCTCTCTGCGGGCGCTCCCGACAAGCTGCACCTGTTCACTGCTCTGCCCGAGAACCGCCTGCACTTCCAGCCCGGGGCACCTTTAGAGCAGGACTGCCAAGGCACGGCTGGGGAGCAGAACCACCCGCCCGGCGCACCTGGAGGCCAAGAGCCCCTGCCTCTCGACACGGGCATGCCCAGGGACAcgcctggcagcagggatgtggAGCAGGAGCAGTCCAGCATCCACCTCAGCAGAGCGGGGAACAAggagcccttccctgcccacGTAGGGGACTGGGAGCACGCGGCCCTCCACGGCCCCGGGACGCTGCCGGAGCGGGAGCTGCCTGGCATGGAGCTGGCTGTGGAACAGCCCCACCTGCGCGCAGGCCTGGCTGGGGACAAGCTGCACGCTCCCTGCACGGCCGAGGACAAGCTGCAGTCCCCCTCCGTGGGTGCCGCGGGGGACAAGGGCTCCCCGGCCGCGGTGCCGTACCTGAGCACCCTCCCGGGCGCGgcccccgagccccgcgccccgccTGGGGCCGCCCCCCAGGCAGACGCCGCCGTCCCTCCTGCGCCGCGtgcggccgcagccccggcacaGAGACAGGAGCACCAGGCAGCCGTGGGACAGGTGCCGGCGGCCAAAGCACCCAGCAGCTCCGGGCAGGTAcgtgctgctccctgcacagctcctctgaAGTGCTGAGCGCTGGGGATGTCGGTCCAAATCCAAATGGCAGTGGGGAGGGGTTTGCAGGAAACCAGGAGTGTCGTGGGTATAACACAGACACGGCCTTGCAGGAACTCCTGTGCTGCTTTCCTAAGGGAATATTCCAGAATACCCACCCTCCTtggttttaaggaaaaaagtacCTGCAGGGGTAGCTAACAGAGGGATTGATAGTTCAGAATGCtcagaaagaagaatttttgtATCTTTTGACAAGGTCCTCTTCCAGCATCCTGATTAGGCTCTTGTTCAGTCAGTGACAAGATGAGAAGACACAATCTTAAACTGCACgaggagaggtttaggttggacaacaggaagaatttcttcacagaaaggttGATGAAGTGCTGGAAGGGGATGCCCCAGGAGCTGGTGGAGTCCCGATcactggaggtgtccaaggagcAAGTGGCACTtagtgctctgggctggtgacaagggGATGACGGTCTTGGGTAGGACTCAATGGTCacagaggtcttttccaaactgtGATTCTGTTAAACAAAACAGGTCAGATTGCTTGTGCAGGACTGAAATATTTCCATCAGAAAtccaaacccccccagcccATGAAACATTCCTGGCTGCAGCCCATCCTAAGCCCCACAGCTACATTTAAGCCAGGAATTTCTACTTTACTGCAGTTCTTGATCTGCTCACTGGGGCCTGAGGAGGTTAAATCCAGGAACATTTTCATTAACATCAGACATTTAAAGAAGACCACCTAACAAAACACTGAGGGTACCATGTAAGGAGACAGCCACCTTCTCCCCTTTCTCTGGTTTGGCATTTGCAGAACACACAAGTTGTGATGGGTCCCAAAAACTGCCAGTGGCATCATGTCTTCCCATGCTGAGAGAGGGAACCTACACATCTATCATTCCCCAGCAAACAGAAATCAGGCACAGACATGCTGGGAAGGAGTTGATCCATGCAAGTGTCTGGGATGTTCTAACTATAGAATAGTAGGGAAATAGCTGCTTGTCCCTAACTTTGTCTGGTTTCTTCCCTGCAGATGTGGACCACAGCTGCACCTGAAAAGCCTCCAGAGCCCACGCCTGGCTTTGTCTCTGAGAGCAGTTCCAGTGCCCGTGGCTCCTCTTCCGTGCCCGCGGGCCACCAGAGCCACTTGGAAAAGCCTCGGGAGAGCACGAGGGCTCCCCCACTGCACCTGCGCTCTGAGTCAGTCCCTGCCCCCTCCTCCTACAGCTTCACCCCGCCCGTGCCGCCCGTGAGGACGCTGGAGAGCAAGATCGCCGCGGCCATGCACTCCAACAACACGGACGCCATCAACAACTCCAACTACCACCCCTTCCTGGCCTCCTCCATGCTGGCGTCCTCCATGGAGGAagcgctgctgccgccgccacCACCGCCTCCCAAGCACTCATCCCTGCAGCCGGTGTACGTGCCGCACCCCAAGCCGGACAGCCTCCCCGAGCCCGTGGGGCCTGACAGCTACCTGCATGCCAAGCACCAGTACCGGCCCGAGGGCGTCCCTGCCCACGGCTACCATGGCAAGGCCGAGCAGCACCAGCCCTACCCGCCCCGCCCGGAGCCGCCCGTCACCGCGGGCGCGCGCTACGGCTCCTACGGCACGCAGGGCAAGGGCTCTGCCGCGGGCCTGCACCCCAAGCCCCGCAGCCGCACCGACTTTGTGTCCTCCGTGAGCCCCACGGGGCTCCGGGGCACCAGCTATGCCGAGGAGGCCCCCCCGTACCCCACCATCCGCAGGGTGCAGTCGCTGCACGTGCCCGGCccggctgccgctgccgccATCCGCTCTGTGCCCATCTCCCGCACGGAGGTGCCCCCGGACGATGAGCCCGTGTACTGCCCGCGGCCCCTCTACCAATACAAGCCGTACCAGCCCCACTCCGACTACCACGTCACGCAGCTCCAGCCCTACTTTGAGAATGGGCGGGTCCATTATCGCTACAGTCCCTACTCCAGCTCCTCCGGCTCCCCCTACTACACTGCAGCCGACGGGAGTTTCTACGACCTGGATCCCTACAGCACCGTGCGGATCCGGCCCTTCCACGGCCTGCCTGGCCGCGAGTTCAGCCCCTACGTGTCCCGGCTGCAGGGCAAGGGGCTGTACCGCTACCCCAGCCTGGCCGCCTACCCCCGGGCAGGGCTCATCAACCACCTGGGCAAAGAGCACAGCTTCGTGAGCAGGGACGTGCCCCCCGCCCCAGACATCAAGCACATGTACATGTCCTGGGACCTGGAGGACATGGAGAAGTACCGCATGCAGTCCATCCGCCGGGAGAGCCGCACGCGCCAGAAGGTCAAAGGGCCCCTCATGTCCCAGTACGACAACGTGGCCCCGCTGCTGCAGGACGAGCTGGGGGGCCTGGATGCCGTCCACCTGCGCAGCAAATCAGATCCTGGCAAGAGTGGCCTGCTCACggtggcagaggggaaggagggCAGGTACCCAGCCAAGGCAGCCACGCCCGAAGGGGACGAGCGTTACTACGGGCAGCACGCGGAGCCTGAGCTGGACCGGGCCCTCTATCACGGCGAGGGCTACGGCAATGGGCAGCCTGAGAAGCCGTCCTTGCCCCAGAAGCAGAGCAGCATCAGGAACAGGAAGATGCAcgagccaggcagcagcagcagcgagcACAGGACGTATTTGCAGCAGGAAGCCAACCATAGGCAGCCTTCCGAACCCAAAAACGGGCCCCCCTACCCCGAGTACAGGCCCAAGGGCGGCCCGGAGCCCTCCGAGCCCATGGGCTACCAGCACTCAGGCAGCAAGTACATCCCGGCCAGCCAGGAGACCCTGAGGCTGAACCACAAGGAGGGGAGGCTGGCAGACGACAGGCTGGACCTGGAGAGGCCCCGAGGCAGAGTGCCCATGGAGAAGCACTCCAGAGACTGCTACAAGCAGGAGGAACACGCCGCCTCTCCGATGGCACCACCACCCAAGCCCGAGCGGAGCCACAGCCTCCGGATGCGGGAGCACCCCGAGCCCATGGAGAAGGACTCTGCCCTGCTGTACCCGTACCAAACCCTGGGCAAGCGCCAAAGCACGATGACTGTGGTGTCCCAGTACGATAATCTGGAGGATTACCATACCCTGCCTCAGCACCAAAGAGGGGGctatgctggagcagggggctTCGTGCCCCCCGGCTTCCCGCACGTACACAGCAGAACTTACGCCACGGCGCTGGGGCAGGGAGCCTTCCtccccacagagctgtgtctgcAGAGGCCCGAGACAGAGGTGCACGTCGAGTGAGCTGTGGGGGGGACGAGGGATAGAATCTAAGCAGCCTCTGCTGGACAGTggactgttttattttttcagtgacaGTAAAAAACTCCCCAACCCTGCCCCCAGTGAGCAAAGCAAGCCCCCCTCAGCCCTCCCTTGGCCCCCACTCACTGTTTTTATGTAGTAGAGCTATAGATTTTCATGTAGTTTTGAGCCATctgggaggacagggcaggctgTGGGCACACAGGTGTTGCCAGaggccaggcagggctgacaCAGATGCtgttggggcagggagggaagttTTCCCTTCCCAGACGTGACACTGGCTCCTTCTCCCCACACCCACGGTCCCATGTATGATGGGCTGTGCACGATGGACTGTGCCTGCAGCTCCATCCTGCTGCAAACTGCCCATCCCAGGCTGGCTCCCAGGAATGGGCCATGGAGAAACCTCGAAGTTACACAGAGagagtggggctgggcagggctcccCAGGCTTCCTCTCCTTGCTGAGGCCCTGCCTCTCCCTTAGCTGCacccactgcagctgctgtgagcTGGGTGGGGGTCTGCTTTGACTCCAAGCCCAAGGAACAGGCTCTGAAGCTAGCTCAGAGCAAAACACACTCGTTATGTGTCTTGCTTATTAACAAGCTGCTTCTGCCTACAAGAAGTCCATTTCCTTCACATTGCTCTGTTGTAAGCAGAGGCTAGCTGCAGGAGTCATGTAGGGCAGGTTTGCATTTCTCAcaccaaaagaaataaatcactaAACTACACCAAACCCAACCCCTAGAGCTGGGAACAGCATAGCCATTCCATGCCAGTCCTTCCTGTTTGCTGCAAGGTTATCTGTGGCCCAGATGAGCTCATCCCATCCTGTGGCTGGCAAGACTCTGTCAtctcactgcaaaaaatactagaaaaatagaatttaaaaaaaaagtctatagCATTATGTAAATCTGAGCCCACCTTGCCAGCTGTGTGTGACAAGTTGTCTGCAtgagcagctgccctgggccaGGTCCTGCAGCAATTCCATCAGGGAATGCTCCTGCTGAGCTTAAGCTGGAGGTCTTCAGAccctctgcagcctctgagTTCCATGTTGGGCAGAGACCCCTGTGGAGttgtggcacacagggagcagtGATGTGCCCAGGTGCAGTTTTCAGTACTCAGTGAGTAGGGACAGAAGGCCAGTGCACTCTTAACATACACCAAAAATGGTGTCCAAGCTGCTGAAAAGCTTTGATATCGTAAAAACAGCCTGGCAGCCCCTTGTGCTGCCTCTCAGACTCCCCAGGACTCACACACCCTGTACAAATAAAGCACATCCATTCCATTAGGTAGGGCTTGCAAGCAATACTTGAGATTTAGCAGTTTTTAAATGTCCACTGATAAATTCCAAGGCCATTCCTGTTCTGTGTGGTTGAAGAACTTCTCTACCTGTTTCAAATTTCTAATGTTTTATGAAAAACCTGGAAGTCCTGCAGTTAGCACACAGCTGCTTAGGTGGGGCTTTTTGAACAAAAAGTTTCATGGCTATTTTGGGACTTTTAAATCCTAAGGAAAGCCTGCTTCTACTTGCTGACTACTCTGTAGCTGTTTGCTTCTTTTAACCTTGGAGCCTTGTCTGGGGCTGTTTCAGTAACTACCTTCTGGTTCTATTTTATTGTGCAATGCTGGTGTTTTAAGCATTTTGTTTAGAAGAGTTCTCACATGTTTTGGAACGAAATCTGGcagtaaggaaaaaagaagaaagaaagagaaaaaagcagcactgtGATCCAGGTTACCACAATCTCCTCATGAGGAATTCCCAGGTAgaggggttggggtttttggtgaGGGAATTCTTTTcatagtgttttcttttaaggaaaacTGACAGAACTGCACAGAAAGGGACCACTGGGTGAGCCACCTTGTCTCCACTGGCACTAACTCCAGGCAAGGCTGAGCTGCCCCGGTTCCtatggagccaggctgggttATCTGTgctccccagcagagctgtgttaTGGCTGGGCCAGCAGCAGTCTCAGCCCCTGGCTGCCTGCCAGGTCTCCAGTTGAAGCAGGGATAAATGTTTGGTTCAGGCTATTTGGGATTCAGGTAAAGAGAGCTGCAGGTCCAACCTCTCTCTCTGTGAAAGCCTTAActccccccctgccctgcagcctccctctGCCTGGGCCTTAGTCAGCCAGGACTATCCTGCCACTGcgaggggctgctcccagctcctaCTAATTGTAAAGGTCTCTGGATTTTCCTGCTCGAAGCCACTGTCTCCCTGTAGAGCCCAAGTGCCATCCTTGACAGCCTCTGCTcctcagtgctgtgctgctctccctgctttGTGTCAAGTGCCAGGTGCGAAGCACCCGCTCATCCCACTGGCAACAAACCCTTCAGCACCTTTCCCAAAGGGCTTTTGGAAGTGCACACCTGTACCCCTAACCCAGAGGGCTGCTGCAAACAGCCTTTTGGGAATGAGAGGAAGAAGACAGCAGAGCAGTGACTCCCAGCCATCTCCCCCTTGGCACGCAGCCACAGCCAGGTGTGCTCCAAGGGTGGAAGCTCTCCAAGAACCTAAACTCATGTCCAGACCTACTGAGCCACAGTACAGAATTTAAAAAGGTGAAAACACCAGCTTTTCCCAGTAACACAGACCAACACCTTTGTTTTATCGTTGCTCCTGCCCACAGCTTCAGCAGCATCCTGCATGATCCCGCCCTGCCAAGCCATACAGTGAACTATGcagtcctgctcctgctctgggctcagTCTGCTGGTCTTACAGAGAGTTTTACATCCTCATGAACCCCAGAATTCATAGGTGAGGTTGGAAAGGGTGTCATGCATCAGAGCGAGGCAGGCAGGTGACACCAGGAGTCTCGGGTGAGCTGGAAGATGGTGATAGCCTGGTCATGTGTCCCAGAGTGAAGAGAGCAGGGGGACAGCAACACAAATAATCCTCTAATCCAAGTGCAGTTGTGCTCGGGCTCCGTAATTCCTTCTGACCACGTCCCCACGGCATGACAGCAGCTGTGTTCCTCAGCAGTTCCTCACACAGATACTGTCTGCATCTTCAGCTGCCACTCCCTCTGTTTCCAGAAGAGGGTCTCCCAGTGCATGCAGGAATGAGGCTGCAGGAGTGTGCTCCAGCTTTGGATTCtcacctctgctctggagcaggaCGTGACCCACAGGAGACCTTCCTTGGGAAGGGGAGTGCAGTCGTAGGTGAGTAATGAGGACTTGGCCCCTGTGAAGTCTTAAGTAAAGcattaatttctgatttttgcagAGTCTTATCAGGTGATATCTATATGCATCTCTGAAAACACCCCCACAACTTTGTGCCTATGTCTTTGCAGTGATCCCCCACCCCTGCTCACCACTGGGGGATCAGTGAGGATTGCACAGTGGTAGTAAGTTGctacacaaaaccaaaaccgaCTTGAAAACGTTCTGTTCCTCTTTGACCACAGAAGGGACAGAACCTCAAGTGAGCTCTGCCATCCCCCAGGCTGGTGACAGGGCATTGACTTAAGTGGTGTGTTAAATGTCAGGAAATCTGGGTGAGAAGTTGTTTTCCCTCCTTTCGTTGCGGCGGCTTAGGCACGTTCCTGTTTCCCCGAGCCCCGGGCCCTGTGAAAGGCACCTGtgagcacacacacacctcGGTTCCTCCTGTGTGCAGAGCCCTGCCTTGTCCACCTGGGGGGGGACTAAAGGGTTGTTTTGCTGttcattttcctgctgtagaagacatgatttttctttccctgagcCGCATGAGAGAAACATCCCAGAAAGTCTTGGGTTACCTTTGGAGTTCCCTTCACTTTAATTTATAGAGTGTCTTTTTTTGTGAACTGGTGTAAAATGTATATGCCGACGAACTcatgtatttttatgtaaatattttttgtggtttcCCCACTTTCCCTTCTCTGTAAATATTTAGAATTCTCATATTCTTCTCACCTTGTATGATGCAgatgtggttttgtttctgttttttatttgtaCTGTAATGCAACAATCCAGACTGAGGTGTCTTGTGGTATTAAACAAAAGCAACAGTCCCACTGAGCTCACACTCAGATGTGCAACTTGACAGCATTAATCAAGCCAGGTTAAAAACCACTCAGGTGTGCCtgtgtgtattttttcctctgccttgTTAATTAACAGTgtacttaaaaaacaaaacaggaggaGCCATCTTGGGGCCGTGCCttggagggagggatgctggCAGGCAGCTAAAGGTGAAGGAGGTGACTTTGAGTTCCCATGCCAAGGCTTGGGCTTATCTGTGCCATTCCACCTGTGCCCACTGCTGCTTCCTAACAATAAATGAACCTGCCTGAGCTGTTTGAGTATCCCTTTCCTCTCACCCAGCAGGACAGCACGAGCAGAAacagcctggccctggcacTGAAGGCACAGGGCAGATGAAGTCAGGACAAACAGATGGCACAGGCCACCTCTGAGTTGGCTGGGAGGGATTCTGGGCAGCACAGTAATACTGCTCATAGTTAATTAATAGCAAAAAGTTgattaaaggaaacaaatttcaaacatttttatcTCTAAGAAGGAACTCTCACAGTCTTTTCATCCAGTAAATAATACTGAGTTTAGAACTGCTGCCAGGAATAAAAGCAGCCTAATCCTTCTCTCCATGGAGGACAGGTGACCCCACTGCTGATGGACCTGTGGAGTGGCTCCTGCTGTGCAgtccagctctgcccagaggcTTTGTGTGACTGCAGAGGGGCTGCATTAGCCCTTCGGAAATCTTGGCCTCATCTGCTCCCAAATCCTCACTTCTCAGTCCAGATCTGATTATTAATGCACATCCAAACTCGGCGCCGCTGTCCTTGTAAGGTCCCACCAGCAAACCCAGCAACCCACCCCTCCTGCCTGAGCCAGGAATTCCTGCTCTTCCAGATCCAGGAGCTGAGGCTGTGCCACGGGGAACCCTCCATGCTCAGTGTCTCCCCTCTCGTGGGAGGACACCAGAGCTGTCCTCGCAGGGCAGGACATGACCAGGCTGACTTGGCAAATAAAAATCTTGACATCTAAGTTCAGTAGACAAATTTCCATCTTAACTGAAGTGTTGGTGGCTGGTCAGCCTGTTTTCTGCACAGCACCCTGCCACGGAAGGGTAAATCTATGGCAGGACACTCGGGCTGGGTGGGGAAGGGAACAGCAGGAGAATGAACCCCAGGGGTGTTTCCTCagggagcagccccagaagTGGCATCCCACCTCCCCAGCTCCAAAAGCAGCACCACGGGCATTTCCTTCGATGCCACCGAGATCCCAGTGAGGCAAGAACTGGGCTGGGGTTCCACACACCAGGAGAGGGTTCGGGTGCCCCTGCAGCGCCGGGAGCAGCTCAGTTCTCCAGTTCTCCAGTTCTCCAGCCACTGCTCTGAGGATAAACAGGATGGAAACTCCGTCCCTCTCTGACAGCCTGTCCCGAGCAGCTGAGGTTTGTGGGCAGACcaggaagaaaagggagaaggatGGGTGTAAATTGTGCCAGAGGAGTGGCAGAAGCTGGGCAGTCGCTTTTCCTCCAAGCAGTTCCAGCAGGCAGCGCTGTTAGACCGCCTTTGCCTCAAACTCGACCTGTCGCTGAAAAGGATGATGATGTTCCTTTCTAGCAGTTTCCGCTCAGCTTTCCAACTCCTTGTGTGTAAGcatgggttttcttttaattttttcatattagaAGAGATTTGCAGAGTGGTCAATGCTGGCAGCATCCTAAGGCAATCCTGAGGAGCAGTCCCACTCCCCCCAAATCTTGAGCATCCCCACCAGGAGGTGACCTGCAGACTTCGGCAGGGAAGCCACTAAGTTCCACTAAGCTCCAGGGCCCCATCCCTAAGGAACATGACAATATGTTCACTTCTACACTGAAAGTCATCCAAAACCAGCAACTGATGCTGGAAAGCCAGGAAGATGCTCagtccttccttcctccctccagcTGGTGCATGGATGCCCTGCTAAGATTCATTATGAGCTCACAGAGCTAGAAGGGCCCCCAGCACAGGCTCCGAGCCCAGCACCTGCCAGAGCAAGGCTTGGGCAAATAcatccccagctgtgccacGGCTGAGCCTCCCTTCCCGtccccttcctcctttcccacACCCGAGCCTGCATTTGTGACCTTCCTgtcacccaggagctgggggtccaggcagggcaggggacagagggcactgccccagacccctccaaactggagctgctgtgtgccCCTCTAGCAGGGCTTGACAGGAGTTTGGCAGCgccacaggagctggggagggctgCGGGAGGTCACCCAAATCCCCTGGACTGGCATTCCTGTCAGGAActgcctgccagctctgccagggagctggcacGGAGGGCAAGGATCTTGCCCAGGCACAGACCGGCCACTCCCAAGGGAGAATGCATGACGTGGGGCCAGAGCAGCAACTGAAATGGATGGGAACAGCAATCCTTTGTGCTCCTCTCATCCTTCCCGCGGACAGCAGGAGCaagctccctgctccagggctgtccagcctcctcccactcctccctcGGGAAGAACTGAGAGGGCAGGGTCCTGCCCTTTGCTTTGCATCTGAAAAAGCTTTGAGGCAgctctgcatcaggaactgTCACACCactccctgcccctctgccatcACTTCATCAACCTTTCCTGAAGGGTTTTTGTTAATCCTGTGCCATTTGGATGCTCAGAGGCAGTGGGAGAAGTCAGGGGTgttgggaagggctggggtgTCCCAGCGAAGGGATCGGCTGCTGAGCACACCCTGAGTCACTGCAGTGTTCTGTGGGGTAACCAAACTGCACCCCGACACCTAAAGTCATTAATTcaagaggcagcagagcccaaACCAAAGGTGTGACCTGCAGAAAGCATCCCTGGAATAGGGAATGGGCTGTCCTGGTGAAAGGGGGGGCTTGGtgcattttacaggaaaattaaaGCTGCCTCAACTCCATCCTGTGCATCTTAATCCTTCCAGTTCCAGATCCTTCCCAATGGGCCAAGGAAAGTCACCAGCCTCAGACAGACACCTTGAGTCCAGACTGTGTCTGTTTTATGGTCAAAGTGCAGGAcaggctcctccaggccctgcccagagctgctggccagCCTGTCGTGACACTGTCCCTGTCGTgacactgtccctgtccctgtccctgtcgtAGCGCTCAGGGcccacccagcagcacaggggcagcCTCACTGCTCTGATTCCCTCacaaggggaaaagggagatggATCCCCCAGAAGCATCCTGTATAGAGTGTCTGAATTCATTAATTACAGCAGATGCAGTCAGGAGGCTCTCACCTTTCTGAACAAGGAAAGTTGCTCTTCTAAATACCAAAGGCAGCAGAATGAGATCCTCGTACAGATCTCAGCCTGATGGGGTTGTGCATTTAAAAGGATGCAATGATTGTAGGTGTAACAggtgagaaaggaaaaacaggtTACACAAAGGGGAAGGTGTTCAAGTAAAAATATGTTCATCCATTTTTTAAAGATGCTGGAGAATATTTGACTCCAGCAAGTGCTGGAACTTTATGCATTATTCAAACTGTGTGAACGTTTGAAGCCTGGAGACCTGGAAGCCTTCACTGAGAACAAGTCTCCTGGCACGTTCCCAGGGAGGAAGTGTGGCTGATCCGT
This genomic interval from Taeniopygia guttata chromosome 24, bTaeGut7.mat, whole genome shotgun sequence contains the following:
- the ARHGAP32 gene encoding rho GTPase-activating protein 32 isoform X6, coding for MRFLPVGSVPKLSLPEEQNEVTRNGCESKELVYLVQISCQGRSWIVKRSYEDFRVLDKHLHLCIYDRRFSQLAELPRSDALKDSPELVTQMLMAYLARLSNIAGNKINCGPALTWMEIDNKGNHLLVHEESSINVPAIAAAHVIKRYIAQAADELSFEVGDIVSVIDMPPKELTSWWRGKHGFQVGFFPSECVELINDKVPQSVTNSVPKPVSKKHGKLITFLRTFMKSRPTKQKLKQRGILKERVFGCDLGEHLLNSGHDVPQVLKSCTEFIEKHGIVDGIYRLSGIASNIQKLRHEFDSEQIPDLTKDIYIQDIHCVGSLCKLYFRELPNPLLTYQLYEKFSDAVSAATDEERLVKIHDVIQQLPPPHYRTLEFLMRHLARLADYCSITNMHTKNLAIVWAPNLLRSKQIESACFSGTAAFMEVRIQSVVVEFILNHVDVLFSSKLSSVIRDGAGHSSLSRPKSLLVSSPSTKLLTLEEAQARTQAQINSPIVADSKYIEVGEGPAALQGKFHTVIDFPSERKRPPSKMKKSPVGSWRSFFNLGKSSSVSKRKLQRNPSEPSEMKAIALAGGRGDSGTLRSAKSEESLTSLHAVDGESKLFRPRRPRSSSDALSASFNGELLGNMNRCNSYDNLPHDDSDGDEGLIHVPALISPRSSEDVDLSPPDIGVASLDFDPMSFQCSPPQAESECLDSSTSLLEAIDINKEKPSLLKKDLESGSQSQTPGSATSSEPVSPFQEKMSPFFTLELSPTEEQACKPLSFSPKTARKPIKSPPLSTEPTSFVLPSRVPEAMGGVPTTSRNSSASSWSKEIGITEITNRSPTQMSLPLKNSETGTGEGAHQELQHPQLVAACKAELPEEGERAMPSSQNKTVPSGHTQPGAVALDSPQDPVPVSSVSLIPPPPPKNAARMLALALAESAQQASAQSHKRPGDAHAESTNYGEAEAGTALEKLHLSAGAPDKLHLFTALPENRLHFQPGAPLEQDCQGTAGEQNHPPGAPGGQEPLPLDTGMPRDTPGSRDVEQEQSSIHLSRAGNKEPFPAHVGDWEHAALHGPGTLPERELPGMELAVEQPHLRAGLAGDKLHAPCTAEDKLQSPSVGAAGDKGSPAAVPYLSTLPGAAPEPRAPPGAAPQADAAVPPAPRAAAAPAQRQEHQAAVGQVPAAKAPSSSGQMWTTAAPEKPPEPTPGFVSESSSSARGSSSVPAGHQSHLEKPRESTRAPPLHLRSESVPAPSSYSFTPPVPPVRTLESKIAAAMHSNNTDAINNSNYHPFLASSMLASSMEEALLPPPPPPPKHSSLQPVYVPHPKPDSLPEPVGPDSYLHAKHQYRPEGVPAHGYHGKAEQHQPYPPRPEPPVTAGARYGSYGTQGKGSAAGLHPKPRSRTDFVSSVSPTGLRGTSYAEEAPPYPTIRRVQSLHVPGPAAAAAIRSVPISRTEVPPDDEPVYCPRPLYQYKPYQPHSDYHVTQLQPYFENGRVHYRYSPYSSSSGSPYYTAADGSFYDLDPYSTVRIRPFHGLPGREFSPYVSRLQGKGLYRYPSLAAYPRAGLINHLGKEHSFVSRDVPPAPDIKHMYMSWDLEDMEKYRMQSIRRESRTRQKVKGPLMSQYDNVAPLLQDELGGLDAVHLRSKSDPGKSGLLTVAEGKEGRYPAKAATPEGDERYYGQHAEPELDRALYHGEGYGNGQPEKPSLPQKQSSIRNRKMHEPGSSSSEHRTYLQQEANHRQPSEPKNGPPYPEYRPKGGPEPSEPMGYQHSGSKYIPASQETLRLNHKEGRLADDRLDLERPRGRVPMEKHSRDCYKQEEHAASPMAPPPKPERSHSLRMREHPEPMEKDSALLYPYQTLGKRQSTMTVVSQYDNLEDYHTLPQHQRGGYAGAGGFVPPGFPHVHSRTYATALGQGAFLPTELCLQRPETEVHVE